The window GACATACCGCAGGGATGTTCTCAGGAGTTTCGCTCGTGCCTAAACTTGCTCCATGAGTGAAAAAGAGTGGTGGCGTTCCTCCGTTATTTACCAGATCTACCCCCGTTCCTTCGCGGATGCGAATGGTGATGGAATTGGTGACCTCGCCGGTATTACTTCTCGCCTGCCCAAGCTCAAAGAACTCGGTGTTGACGCCATCTGGCTCTCCCCCTTTATGACCAGCCCGCAAAAGGATGCTGGTTATGACGTGGCCAACTACTGTGACGTGGACCCTCTCTTTGGCGCACTTGCAGACTTCGATACTCTCGAGTCCACGGCTCACGGCCTGGGCCTCAAGGTCATTGTTGACTTGGTTCCCAACCACTGCTCGTCTGAGCACCCCTGGTTTGTGGAAGCACTTGCTGCCGGAGAAGGCAGTGAAGAACGTGCCCGCTTCATGTTCCGGGAAGGCAAGGGAGTAAACGGTGAACTTCCTCCCAACAACTGGGAGTCTGTCTTTGGCGGTCCCGCCTGGACTAGAACCACTAACCCAGATGGCACCCCTGGTCATTGGTACTTGCACCTCTTCGACTCCAGCCAGCCTGACTTCGACTGGACTAACCGCTGGGTTCGTGACCGCTTCCTCGAAATCCTGCGCTTCTGGCTAGACCGTGGTGTCGATGGGTTCCGCGTGGATGTTGCTCACGGTCTCTCCAAGGCACCGGGTCTTCCTGATTTCCGACGCGACGAGGCCTACTGGAATACTCCCGCTGAGGTTCGTCCCGACAACCCCTACTTCGGACATGAGGGTGTCCACGAGATCTATCGTGAATGGCACCAGCTGCTTGAGGAATATCCTGGCGAGCGCATTCTCTGCGCTGAGGCATTTGTGGAACCGCTCACCAAGATGGCGAAGTGGGTTCGTTCCGATGAGATGCAGCAAGCATTTAACTTCCCCTTCCTGGTGACCCGCTGGAATGGCGAACAGATGCGTCAGGTCATCAAGGACTCCATTTCGGCATTCCATGCCGTAGACGCACCCAGCACCTGGGTGCTCTCCAACCATGACCAGATACGTCACGCAACTCGTCTTGCACTGGATCCCAACGCGAAAACTGCTGACCGCATCACCGGTATTGGGCCACTGACTGAACCCAAGCCAGATAATGCACTAGGTCTAGCTCGTGGCCGTGCAGCATCAGCCATGATGCTGGCATTGCCCGGAGTGACCTATATGTATCAGGGTGAAGAACTTGGACTTCCTGAAGCAATGGACATTCCTGATGACAAGCGTCAGGACCCCACTTTCTTCCGCACCGCAGGTGAGTCCTATGGCCGCGATGGGTGCCGTGTCCCAATCCCCTGGGAGGCAGAGGCCACTAACTACGGCTTTGGTCTTGCAGGTGAACCATGGTTGCCACAACCTGCTGTCTATCGCGACTTTGCACGTGACCTCCAAGAGGGCGTTCCAGGCTCAACCCTCGAGCTCTACAAAGCAGCGCTGGCGATTCGTAAGGATCGGGCGCTGGGTGACGGCATTCTTGAGTGGATTGAAGGAACGCCAGAAAACGTGCTGGGGTTCCGCAATGGTGACGTAACGGTATTCATCAACTACAGCCAAGACGATTTTGTGTTGCCTGACGGGGACATCATTCTCGACAGCGCTGACAGCAGCTCTGGTGTTCTCACACCCGCAAGTGCTGTCTGGATGGTTTAGTGCCTAACCTCGTTCGGTGCCATACCTGCGTGCTGCACCAGGAATGAATAGGGGTCAATCGGAGCATCTGCCACTCGAATCTCGAGGTGCAAGTGAGGACCGGTGGTAAGACCGGTCTGACCGATATTTCCGACGAAGTCACCCTTCTTGACGGTCTGCCCTGCGGTGACCGTGGGAGAACCCAGGGCCATGTGGCAATAGACACTGGTGAACTTGGTGCCATCAACGTTGTGCTCAATGAATACCGCCACACCACAAGTGGGACCTGGGTTTTCAACCAGGGACACAATGCCATCAGCTACTGAGTAGATGGGGGTGCCATAGGCAGGGTCAATGTCGAGTCCGGTGTGGAAGTTGTAACTTCCAAACAAGTTGCGAGGGCCGTAGGGTGAGGAAATTTTCACTTCATCCACCGGCCAGCGCATGCCGTTAGTAGAGACAGGCACGTTCACGTTGAGTTTCTTGGGTGCATAAGCTCCAGCTGTGGGAGCTGCCTGTGCGGCTGTCACACTCACACCGTCACGCCCGGCGTTGACATCACCACCCGTGCCTTCAACGGTCTGCCCATCTCCAATGGCCATAGTGCTCAGGCGGGCCTGCTCAGACTGCAGCGCGACGTCTTCTGGAGAGAGCAGCGCATTGGCTGGAATGCTGGTGGCAATAGCCAAACCAGCAACAAATGCCATGGCAACCATGCTGAAAATCTGTGCACCGCGACGTTTGCGAGACTTCGGTGCAACAATCTTTGGTTCAGTACTGCGACGCTTATGCTTCAACCTCACCTTGACCACTGGAGCAGGAGTGCGAGGAGTTGAAGCCTGTGCAATGAGTGAAATGGGTGCAGGTAATTGAGCAGTATTCACTGGTGGCTCAGTGAGCACTGGCTTTGCGGGGATAACAGGTATTCCCTCAGCGGGCGTGTTCATCTCTGCCTGAACAGGATCCGTCAACACGGGAACATCGTGTGCAGGTTCTGGCAGGACAGCAGTGGCGTCTTCTTCTGCACGAGGTGGTCGATTACGAAGATCTCGTCGACGCAGTGGTGCTTCTTCTGCAAATGCGGGTGGTGCAGCAACCGAAGAAGCTACGGCTTCTTCTATCTGGGTTTCCGCCGGAATACTCAGTTCTCGAGATGGGGTACGCATACCTTGCATCTGACGTTCTAGCTCTTCAGCGAGCCGTTCTTCAGCCAATCGTGCTTCACGCAAACGCATTTCACGTCGGGTGAGGGGCTGTTCTGGGTTCCCCAAGGCGCTCTGCTGGTTATCAGCAGAGAAGTCGTTGGAATCGTGAACCACTAAAACTTTTCCTCACATAATCATGACCCGGGGCTAGTGCCCTGCGGGATGAAAGATAACGGAATGGTTAACGCTACAGATAAACCCTGAGAAAGACCACCCAGAAAAGATCAAATGAAGGTGAATTTCCTTAGCTCAACAGGAGTTTTTCAATCTGAGAAAACAGGTGAGTATTTGTGGCAAGCAGCATTTCCCGGCCCTCTGGAGCACCGTCTAGACCGCCCACAACCCCTCCTGCTTCACGCAGTACGAGGCTACCTGCTGCATAGTCCCATGGTTTGGTGTCTCTCTCGTAGTAGGCATCTAGCTGGCCTGCTGCAACTGCACACAGATCCAGTGACGCTGCTCCAGCACGGCGAATGTCCCTCACGGCAGGAAGAATGCGGGTGAGAACATCTGCCTGTTCAGCTCGCAACTCTGAACTATAGGCAAAGCCCGTTGCCAGCAGAGTGTGGGCGAGCAGGGTCTCTTGGTTGACGGCAAGAGGTGAAGTCATACCTGCCTTAGTCAGGAACGCTCCACCACCAAGCGAAGCGAAGTAGAGCTCGTCATTCATCGGGTTGAAGACCACGCCGGCAAGCTGCTTCC of the Aurantimicrobium photophilum genome contains:
- a CDS encoding glycoside hydrolase family 13 protein; the encoded protein is MSEKEWWRSSVIYQIYPRSFADANGDGIGDLAGITSRLPKLKELGVDAIWLSPFMTSPQKDAGYDVANYCDVDPLFGALADFDTLESTAHGLGLKVIVDLVPNHCSSEHPWFVEALAAGEGSEERARFMFREGKGVNGELPPNNWESVFGGPAWTRTTNPDGTPGHWYLHLFDSSQPDFDWTNRWVRDRFLEILRFWLDRGVDGFRVDVAHGLSKAPGLPDFRRDEAYWNTPAEVRPDNPYFGHEGVHEIYREWHQLLEEYPGERILCAEAFVEPLTKMAKWVRSDEMQQAFNFPFLVTRWNGEQMRQVIKDSISAFHAVDAPSTWVLSNHDQIRHATRLALDPNAKTADRITGIGPLTEPKPDNALGLARGRAASAMMLALPGVTYMYQGEELGLPEAMDIPDDKRQDPTFFRTAGESYGRDGCRVPIPWEAEATNYGFGLAGEPWLPQPAVYRDFARDLQEGVPGSTLELYKAALAIRKDRALGDGILEWIEGTPENVLGFRNGDVTVFINYSQDDFVLPDGDIILDSADSSSGVLTPASAVWMV
- a CDS encoding M23 family metallopeptidase codes for the protein MVHDSNDFSADNQQSALGNPEQPLTRREMRLREARLAEERLAEELERQMQGMRTPSRELSIPAETQIEEAVASSVAAPPAFAEEAPLRRRDLRNRPPRAEEDATAVLPEPAHDVPVLTDPVQAEMNTPAEGIPVIPAKPVLTEPPVNTAQLPAPISLIAQASTPRTPAPVVKVRLKHKRRSTEPKIVAPKSRKRRGAQIFSMVAMAFVAGLAIATSIPANALLSPEDVALQSEQARLSTMAIGDGQTVEGTGGDVNAGRDGVSVTAAQAAPTAGAYAPKKLNVNVPVSTNGMRWPVDEVKISSPYGPRNLFGSYNFHTGLDIDPAYGTPIYSVADGIVSLVENPGPTCGVAVFIEHNVDGTKFTSVYCHMALGSPTVTAGQTVKKGDFVGNIGQTGLTTGPHLHLEIRVADAPIDPYSFLVQHAGMAPNEVRH
- a CDS encoding inositol monophosphatase family protein, producing MAVSPTELLDIARTIALEAGELIARRRSEGVVVADTKSSSIDVVTFADRECEEFVKSRLAELRPEDGFYGEEGGDSTGTSGLTWIVDPIDGTVNYLYGIPQFAVSIAVVEGTPDPGTWKQLAGVVFNPMNDELYFASLGGGAFLTKAGMTSPLAVNQETLLAHTLLATGFAYSSELRAEQADVLTRILPAVRDIRRAGAASLDLCAVAAGQLDAYYERDTKPWDYAAGSLVLREAGGVVGGLDGAPEGREMLLATNTHLFSQIEKLLLS